The genomic window CTGGGTCTCGATGTACCTGCCGGTCTGGCTGTACTCATACCACCAGCCGGGCAGGAACGGCGGCATGCTGCATTACATCGCGGTCAATGGCCGCACCGGCGAAACCATGGGCAGCGTGCCCGTGCAACAGTGGAAGATGCTGCTGGCGGCGCTGACCGCCGGCACGATCATCGAAGCCCTCGCAATTGCCTTCCTGGTGGCCAGCACATGAGTGACGACAGTGGTCTCTGGTTGTTGGCGGCAGGCCCCGCCGGCGCGACAGCGCTGTACTGGGCGCTGTACCGCTTCTACCGCAACACCGACAAATCGCATGCGTTCGAGCACGAGACCGAGATCGAGGCGCAGCCGGTGACCGGCTCGGATCATCGCGTGGACAGCATCAGTGGAACGCAGGAAAAGCGGATCCGCGGTGACAACGTGTACGACTATCGAAAACGGGTCGCGCGGGTGAAGCGCGGCCCCTAGCGGCCGCCCCACCGCCCGTCGCGCCGGCCGCTGGCCGGCACGACGGGCTGCGCAAGCGCGCCAGGCTTCAGCCGGCCTGCCCGAGCCGTACCTTCAGCTGCTGGATGTCCTGCTCGGACACGCCGATCGCTTTCAGGTAGCCCTCGGCGCCGCCGTACTGGCTGTGCAGCGCGGCCAGGAACTGCTCCATGTTGTCCGGCGCGGTTCCGGACATGCCGGCCATCTTGCGGCCGATCTCCGGGTTCTGCTTGATCAGCGCCAGGATCTGTGCGTTCATCGCACTGTCCTTCGGCTGCCCCTCCAGATAGTGCGCGGAGATCGCGTAGTTGTGCACGATCTCGGCCCTGGGCACTCCGGCCAGGTCCAGCAGCAGGCCGGCGATGATGCCGGTACGATCCTTGCCCGCCGTGCAATGGAACAGCACCGCCCCCTCCTGCTGCGCGGCGATGCGCTGGAACACCTGCCTGAACTGCGGCTGGCTGTGGCCCAGCCACTGCACGTAGGCTTCGCCGAGCGAATCGGGGAAGCTGGTCATCATCTTCTGCAGGTCCATCTTTTCGGTGCCCATCAGCGAGATGCGCTGGTAATCGAAACGATCATCGCGGGCCAGCAGGTCCGGCGACTGGGCTTCCTCATCGGCGGTGCGCAGGTCGATATCCAGCTTCACGCCGGCGGCGGCCAGCGCATCGCGGTCGGCGTCGGTCAGCCGGCCAAGGTCGGCAGTACGCACGAACGCGTCGGCCGGAATCGGGCCATGGCGTCCCTGCAGGCCGGCGAAGGTGCGGACGTTCCATGCGCCCTGCAACGGGATCACGCGCTGCGCGTCGGAGGCGACGGGCTTCACGTTGGCCGCAGCGGTCGGCTGCGCGGCAATGGCCTGCGGCGCGTCGGCCGCCACGGCGGTGGCGACCAGCGGCAGGCTGAGCATCAGCGCCAGGGCGAGTTCGGTAGAGCGGGTCTTCATGCAGGTCTCCATTCGGATCAGAAGTTGACGGCCACATCCAGGCCGAAGGTACGGGGATCGTTGAAAATGCCGGTCTGGCCCAGCGCCGGGCTGTTGAGCTTGTAGAACAGGTGCTGCTCGTCCAGCAGGTTGCGCGCCCACAGCGAGAACGACATCGTGGTGCCGGTGCTGTTGACCGGCACGTCGACCAGCGCCACCCGCGCGTTCACCACGAACGAACTGTCGGTCAGCATCTGGTCGTACTCGCTGGTGTAGTAGCCATCGGACCAGTTGCCGTCCACATGGAACTTGAGCGCGGAGAAGTTGGCGAACGGCACCAGGTAGTCCACCGCCAGGCTGCCGGCATTCTTCGGTGCCAGCAGCGGCTGCACGGTCACCTGCACGCCGGCGCCGAACGGGTCGGTTGCCGTCTGCGCGTCGATCCTGGTGTAGGCGTAGTTGAGACCGAGCGTGAGGTTGTCCACCGGCATCACATTGAATTCCAGCTCGGCGCCGCGCGATGTGCCGTCACTCAATGCGTTGGTGGTGACCATGGTGGTGCGGGTTTCACCGCTGTTCGGGTCGAACGGCAGCGAGAAGTCCATCTGCTTGTGCGCGATGGTCGAGTCGAACACGGCCAGGTTCAGGCGTGCACGGTTGTCCCAGAACTGCGACTTGAAGCCCAGCTCGTAGGCGGTCACTTCTTCCGGACCGAACGCGGTGTAGTTGGTCGAACGCGAATTGGCACCGCCGGCCTTGAAGCCGGTGCTGTACCTGGCATAGACCATGGCGTGTTCGCCGAGGTCATAGGCGATGTTCACCATCGGGTCGAAGCGGCTCCAACGGTCCTTGAAGGCAAGGTTGGTGGCCGCACCATTGACGATGTACAGGCTGCCCTTCTTGTCGTCGCGGGTATAGCGGCCGCCTGCGGTCAGGTGCAGCCGTTGCAGCGCCTCCGGCGTCCACGTGGCCTGGCCGAACACACCCAGGCTGTCGGTCCAGGCCTTGCTGGCCCGGTCAATGCGCACGCGGGAAAGATCCAGCGGATTGGTCGCCGGGTTCACCGTGTAGCTGTTGCCACCCGGCCCCCAGACCAGCATGTTCGGCGTCTGC from Stenotrophomonas sp. 704A1 includes these protein-coding regions:
- a CDS encoding tyrosine-protein phosphatase translates to MKTRSTELALALMLSLPLVATAVAADAPQAIAAQPTAAANVKPVASDAQRVIPLQGAWNVRTFAGLQGRHGPIPADAFVRTADLGRLTDADRDALAAAGVKLDIDLRTADEEAQSPDLLARDDRFDYQRISLMGTEKMDLQKMMTSFPDSLGEAYVQWLGHSQPQFRQVFQRIAAQQEGAVLFHCTAGKDRTGIIAGLLLDLAGVPRAEIVHNYAISAHYLEGQPKDSAMNAQILALIKQNPEIGRKMAGMSGTAPDNMEQFLAALHSQYGGAEGYLKAIGVSEQDIQQLKVRLGQAG